Proteins encoded in a region of the Qipengyuania oceanensis genome:
- a CDS encoding anti-sigma factor domain-containing protein, whose product MADELDPIAEDPFVTAGEFALGVLEGSELAAAQRRQWTDRNFADAVDWWNIRLASMGEATEALLPSEAVWRGIEAEIGRIQDDRAEPIALQPASRQPAPWSVATALAGAALAAVALAFFLTRPSSLPPSAPPIIEARGPQLVAQLQDEESGRKLAGLIDARNNRLSLKIAGLEPEAGQAPELWVIPVGGTPISLGYIPQRGEFSRGLSSDEAALMREGATLAVTFEEDIGTRHEAPTPPILLAGTLDQV is encoded by the coding sequence GAGCTCGATCCGATTGCGGAGGATCCTTTCGTCACGGCAGGCGAATTCGCCCTCGGCGTCCTTGAGGGATCCGAGCTTGCGGCTGCCCAGCGCCGCCAGTGGACCGATCGCAATTTTGCGGACGCGGTTGATTGGTGGAACATCCGGTTGGCCTCAATGGGCGAGGCGACCGAGGCTCTATTACCTTCTGAGGCAGTCTGGCGCGGGATCGAAGCTGAAATTGGGCGTATCCAGGACGATAGAGCAGAACCCATTGCCCTGCAGCCGGCCAGCAGGCAACCGGCGCCCTGGAGCGTTGCCACGGCACTTGCAGGTGCCGCACTCGCTGCCGTTGCACTAGCTTTCTTCCTCACTCGGCCGAGCAGTCTGCCCCCTAGCGCACCACCCATCATCGAAGCGCGTGGGCCGCAACTGGTCGCGCAGCTGCAGGACGAGGAAAGCGGTCGCAAGCTCGCCGGACTTATTGATGCCCGAAACAATCGTCTGTCACTCAAGATTGCCGGCCTTGAACCGGAGGCTGGCCAGGCGCCCGAGCTCTGGGTCATTCCAGTTGGAGGCACGCCGATATCGCTCGGATACATTCCGCAGCGGGGAGAATTCTCTAGGGGACTTTCATCCGACGAGGCGGCGCTTATGCGCGAGGGCGCGACCCTCGCAGTGACCTTCGAAGAGGATATTGGTACCAGACATGAGGCGCCCACGCCGCCGATCCTGCTGGCAGGGACGCTCGACCAAGTGTGA